A window of Solanum stenotomum isolate F172 chromosome 9, ASM1918654v1, whole genome shotgun sequence genomic DNA:
gaAAATCAATTTCTGTTAATCTCAAAAGCGGTGGTTTTCTAGCTGGCAAAACTGACAGAACAAAAATCTATGCAAAACAAGTTTCTACTTGCTACCAGAAACACGTGATATAATATGCATTAATTTCTTGATGATCATGAAATTACAATATTGTCCTTGTGATGAAGAAAGTTAGTTGACGAAAATGAGCTTAAATACTCCTTATGGAATAAGAAAAAACACAAACTCACAACACTAACCACAATAAACCAGTTGCTTAATCAAAAGATCTTCAAAATGCCTAATGATATCACCTATAACATTCTTCTAAAACTTAATGTCAAATCGCTTTTACGATTCAAATGCGTTTGCAAATCATGGTGCTCTTTAATTGAAGATCCCCAATTTATCAAGCATCACTACGATATGTCTAAAAAAGATGTGAATCGTCATAAATTCTTCTTGATTGGTGGTGAATGGGAGAACAAGGACGACTATTTCTACTCTGTAGACACTCCACTTCAACATGATTCTGCTGCCTCTCTTATTGAGTCTTTGATTCCAGGGATCAATCATTTGAGTAGCGTAAATTTTGTTAGTTCTTCTAATAATGGTATAATTCTTATGGTTTTCCCTTATGATTTGATCATTTTGTGGAACCCGGCCATCAGGGAATTAAGAAGAATTCCAAGCTCAATCTCTAAAATGAAAAAGTCAGAGAGAAAGCGGTTTCCTGCTATTTATGGTTTGGGCTATGTTTCATCTATTGATGAATATAAAATAGTTAGAGTGGGGAAAAAAGATAACTCAAATGGTCATTTTGAGATCGATCTCTTTTCGACGAGAGATAACTCGTGGAAATTGATTGGCAAGTTTCCTCCGTATAACTTTTTCTGTGAAGGAGATATTGTTAGCATAGATGGTATCGTTTATATGATAGTGATGGCAGATTTATCTAAAAGTATGAATGAATCTACTATATTAAGTTTTTGCTTGGAGAAGGAACAATTTGAAGAAGTATTATTTCCAGATCGGATTCTACGGTTCCAAAATCCAATTTTGCATGTTTTAGAAGAAAATCTTTGTTTGACTAGAATGCACAATTTAGCAAGTCGTGATTTTGAAGTTTGGCATATGAAAAAAGATGGATCAATGAGCACCACATGGAGTAAGATCTTGACGATTCCATCGATGTATTATGGACGTTGCTTGAGGCGCGTGaaattaatgaaaattaatgaATACATAATTTTTCTAAGATATAAAGGTGATTTCGAGGTCTACAATACAAATGGAGAGAGAAGCAAAATAATTGAAGTTCCTGAGATTGATTCATTGTTTTACTACATCAATTGGATTGTACCGTATGTAGAAAGTTTATTTTCTCCTAAACAGAGTCAGATTCGAAATTTTAAGAAGATTGATGCGTCAATACCAGAAAAGAAGAGGAATGTAATCTTGAAAGAATAATTCAAACTTAGTTAAAACGCAAGGAGGGACATAAGAGATGCTCATAATCTTGTTGAATTTGgctagtttacttttgcttattaATCATTTCATGTACTTTTGCTTTTTATAATCGCATGATCTGATGATCTTGTATTGttttaactttctttttctttgttgtttctcTAAATTAAATTTGACAAGTCTTAATGCAGATATTTCAAGatatacttttcatttttcgcaTGTTAgattagtcaattttttttaaaaatattttctttttaggaATACAAGTTTCAtaagaatagaaaaaataattatcccAAATAGAAGTagagaaataaattttataaagaacATTCTATATATGATTATGTCAAATTCACCATCTAACACCTCAATCTGTAGTAACCCTATTCCCACTACCCCACATGGCCACACCCTTCTCTGCCCACACCCACCTCCCATAGTGAGTATTTGTCTTGATCATATATAAATGCTTTTCAAATAACTAATATTTCTAGCTTACATATCGAATACAAAAATATGCAAtaaatctacttattttttttgaaaaactttttttcatgaaaaatgaattttccTATATACCGAACACACCCTAGATCCTTCATGGGAAAACTTGATAAGTGTTTTTCTAAAAGAGTTCAATACTCTGCACCTATTCATAGTATTTCCAGACTAAAAATACAAAGAAACATCATCTTGCCTAATTTGAAACTTTGACAGATTATCTAGTAATGCTTCAACATACTTGTTTACATACTAAAGGAAGAAGCTTACCAATATTAGAGAACCAAAAGAATGAAGTATATCATAAGTACTAGAAAAGAGAAGacacataatatttttattgggTTATCAGTTAAAccattaagaaaatttaaaaattattaatcgAAATGACAAGTTAATGgcctaaaacataaaatcatttCAAACTGATAATTAATATGGATATCTTAAAGAACTTCTAGAGATACTTAAAGACAATATcaaattcttcttctttgacaTTGACTTTGCCTTCAactttttttcctcttcttcgcacatatataaataaatcaattgtATCTCTCTCCTTTTACTTTCAAATATCGCTCGCTTTTCTCCTCCTTATAACACTATGAATCATAATTAAGCACACTATATCTAAATAGCCTGATTATGTTTCTAATATTTGATGTTTTTTAAATTTCCCTTTTGTAATATAGTGTATGTCCAATTTATTAAAACTTAGGCTTGTAGGGTGGATCAAATTTGGGTTGAATTTGTGACCCTTTTTGTAACAACCCGAACCGTCATTAATAAGCAAGCGAAACATGTCAGGAAATGCTGGGGACACTGTCCCGACAGAGCGGGCCAGATGCTGCTAGGGCGGCAGCGCTCTAGCGAGATAAGTAGCCGCAAGAGCGGAATAGGCGAGACAGAATGTATATAACGCAAAGTctgattttctcttttttcccaAAACACCTAAAAGATGCGGGAATCATCCCAGAAACCCTCCAAAGGTTGCTCTAGGCTtgggaaagaaagagaaaatatttttagcgTAAAGAGACTTGCAGATTCTTGGCCAAATTCACCGTCTTTTCATCCGGAAACAAAAATTGGAGCTATAATTTCGTGCAGCTTCTTGGCGCCCAGATAGGCTATGTTTATTAATCGAGTAGTTATAAATTTGTTAATCACTGCGTAGTATGTTGGAACTTGACGGTAGAATTCATGCGTAGGCTTTCGTGcaccaataaaataaaaaatagattatGCGTATATTCCTAAGTATTATATCAGACGTACACCGTAGGAGAAATCCCTATCTCATGAACTATGGttggtgatggttgtgatttcttATTTGGTGTGATGTATGTTGACTGGTGACTGTATGATATGCATGCGTATAAGCAAAGTGTAACAGTTGTAACGAACCTAATGAATTGATTATGAATAATGCATGATAGGAACTTGAGTACTTGACTATATGATGTGAGTATTGTACGTCATGAATGTGATTGTACTAGTGTTGTGAtgcattggatcgggtgtcacgtaccGACACATTAACTTGCATTGGATCAGGTGCTACGTTCCGGCACACTAACGTAGATCGGGTGCCATGTTTCGGTGCATTCATGTGATCGGGTGTCACATCAGGCACACTAAATTAGATCGGATACCATGTACcgatacactaacagtttgggtatgggttcaaTTAGGTAGCCATTGACTTGCCATctatgtgtattattgagaatgtggaattgtacattGAATCTTGACATGATAATGGGTTGCACATTATGTATATGCATATGTGTTGGTTGCAATGTTGTAAGTTAATTGGAGATATCTGTTGGGGTAATGAATTATGAATGGTAGAGTCCCAAATCGGGTTGTGGAATGGTAAGGGGGGAACTAAGGGTTCTGGTGCTATCCTTGTTAATTAGAATGTGGTCATGGGTATTATTGTTGAGGTTTGGGGTAGTGTTTAGTGATAGTGTTTTATAGTTGGGTCTTTCCCCGTGAAGGGGTAGTAATATAAATGGATAGTAGGCCTCAATAGGTGTAGTATGAGGTAATAATGAAGTGGAGATGGGAATGAAGTAAGGGCGTGTTGTGAGTATTGACCGGGTTGGTAGTAGTATATTCAGATTTTCCTTAAGGGATAGAATGATTAGGTATGATTATGAACGAATCGAGTGAGGGGTCAGAGTCCATTGTACTTGTGGGATTTAAGTATCTGGACATGGTAAATATAGAGAGCTATAAAAGTGGAGGAATGAACACTCTTATTGCAGTTTTGCCAGTTGATTTCTCATATTATGCGGTAGGTattcgggttgaccgatgaagcctaccagtacgtgtggttgTACTGATACCACTCTTGCTATGCATTTTGGCATAATCTGGTTTCAGGATCAGTGGTGTTTCATAGGTGAAGGCGAGGTCAATCTCCAGCaacttctatttttccttccgcatggtgggagctgtgtcttttCGTTATTATGTTTACTTTGTACTCTTAGTATCTCTTGTACCTATTTAGACTAGATCATTGagggtgttaattactttacaagtcttacCTTAAGTTGTTTTaaactcttattttataaaaatcttaGGAATGTTAATCGTTCTTCCTTTTTCTTGTCTTCCACATGTCTTAAAAATGGTTGAAAATTGAGgattctcctacttaggtgttagagtaggtgcccgCATGACTCgagtaacatctcgcaatttgaagtaactaggaagaagctaataattggaaatagtcatttttggaaagaatggaaatctggaaatttgtttaagttaagaaaagttgagttttggtcaacttcaaatggccataactcctagctcaggatgatttaggtgtacttccagatatggttggaaagttcttggaatgatctttccaacgccatagGGTTTGCACGATTCAGAGTTCATATGAGTAAGTTATGACCTTCGGAAGTTGGGATgttcgaataaggaaagtccaatccggattttggaagggtagtttggtcttttccttacccaacttaattaattcatttttaggagtttaattgggatAAAGTctgattttagtcagttttagaaaagtgaatttcacgctagggataggagaaaggagaaaatagtagaacattcaagattcatcaagatTCATCGagattagcttgtggatttcgtcgggggtgatccctacaaggtatgtgagatcacatagcattgggtccATTCACCCATGCGCCAGTCATGTTTAATTCAGCGATTTTCGTCCTAAATGAgttagaatttgatgttcttgagttgtgttcttgaattatttttattcttgaaCTTACATGTGATTGATGGGTTTTCTTGAGACGTTTTAGCGATGTTAAGAGTTTTATTGAGTTAGATTCTAGGGTACATGTgttgggtatttgaatctaagaAAGTATTGAGAAAAGGAAtcaatttaaaatgatttaggatCAAAAAATGAGTCGAAAAACTTGTCAGACAAACCTGGGGAGGGCCAAGTGCGTCGCGCCCCCATATAACTAGGAGGATAAGGTGGTGTGCCAGTAGTGCACAAGATTTGGGCCCCAATAAGTTAGGGCTAGCGCAGCGCGCCCGGGATGCTCCCAAATCGTTGTTTTTCACCAGTTTTCTATCGTTTAGCCtatttaagtccttctaaagtgtactaacacttcctattgattctaactactctaaatgacttctaaacatctagaaatcatccagaaacatgaattataaccttgaatccagaaattcaaatttaaggaaagttaagagccaagtctaggaagttcttagagtcttttcaagaagtcttttgcagaTGCTTGTAACTTTGTTTAAAGACCTAAACTTCAAGTTgattaaagagtaaagagtaaagcttgaagttcatttcttcaaaagtatatggggactatgcattcccaaagggtttaaaatgttttcacatttaaacaagaaaggaaacatcgaTTTTCAAAGAACATTTGGGtaagttttcagaaaagagtaatcgctttctaaatgaagcaaaaggggaaactttgatttctaagatagcctttgagctaagtttttgagcactaatctcaaatcacagaagaagtatgttcttaaacataagagctaatattatatttttgggagtagtattgagcaccgatatgggttgatccagttgagcactcagagtcagttggtgagcctcattgcttttcggaggatccctttggGTTATGCTTTGTTTTATTGTTgcttatttcagttgttaggatgatcatgggtcttgtctcgacatcCCCCAgagtttagaggcttcatagacagagttagtgatgttagttcatgaggctttacttttacttttcagttaagttgagacttgagttaccactttggcagtgaatgttattataatacattctaagttacAGTTTGAGCAGTTCAGTTTACTTGTTTTAAAGGTATTTttcttgagtaaagtcttccgctgagtaagaaagtcaggccaagggttcgcttggggccatcaatggttctcgagtgccggcctcatccagggtgtaggctcggggtgtgacaactCGGTGGGTTGGGACGTGACaactttgtatcagagcccAAGTTACCAGTCTCCCAGTACAAGAGCAAATGTGGAGTAAACTCCTGCGGATTGGTGTGTGGACATCCACATCTAATTTTCAGGAAGCTATAAAGAATTCTAGGGAGTCATTTAATTTCTTCTCTCCTTTCGTGCGATTTGTCTCTTATGGTATAAGTTAAGTCCAATTGATATCTCCCGATTTCAATTTGTATCTCAAAAAAGGAAATCGAACGTCGTAGTCCCGGTTGACGGGGACCCAAGGAAGGTAATTGGAACTGAGAAGCTTTCAATTGGTTTCTGGCCTTAGAGGCTGAATAAATACATGGATGATCAACATTGGTCATCTATGGGACGAACTAACTAATAATTGGGACTTGTTTGTGAGTTGTAACTTGAAACTATAaatgtaacgacccggaaaatgatagagtgaaactagagcctcacatgtgagtttggagtcgagaacttaatgaaatgattatatttgaatttgacccaaaaagttcttaaaaatgtgcttcggaagttaccggaaacttgtttagctgtatataaaaagatctatttcgtttttcgaaaatccgacttcatattcttgtttagggggtcaaattgagtgggaaatgggtctaacccaaattttagagcaatcgtatcaaaatccgaaatttccaagtgaagcctttttcgagggtctactttggaggatcatatctcctagcacacaaattatttgggtggccaataatatatccatggaaagccctttgagttagctacctaacgcacttcgtttcatctcattcggagttcggacgaagaagttatgcccatttttgTAAAATCTGTTCGGCAGGAAAGGGCAATTTCCAGTAGGCAtggttactgttcacccgcctcatttttttctaagtgttggaccattcttccaaaggacttatattatttcctagataccattagttcaattcccatccctaaaacatttccctctctacaatcctccattaagaagaagaagaagtgggagctagggctttggattcaaggctttcttcatcaaatttcgtgggagatcatagcaaaggtatggtggtcttgatccttgtctaaatttccattcaaggagccaaatccaaagttatttcaagtatgaaaaatctaggttttcactcaatctcatgggttcttccaccaaatggttttaaaaggtttctaatggcactttatggttatattgttgttgtattgacgatttaagatgaaaatactccatgaacccatgatttctctttattcctagtttatgcccttatgaagtgggtttaatgcctatgatttaatgttgatgaaattgtgtttagatcggattgtattgttgatttatatggttttgtatatctatttatgatgaattgttggtatatggatgaattgaggattgtggccttatgggcaaattATGGGTGAATCACCTTGTGGTGATAGAATTGTTGGGAATTGAGTAATGGttattatggctttggaggatggtaagttggcttaatctcatattatggataaaaattgttcttgcttggtttgatccacttatggtggaggtgtttaattatgaaatgtattgtgaccatggccttaaaggcatagtatgagaaattggagtgttatcatgacattatatgaatgagaattcaatgaagataatgtgatcatgttatgaacgtaaaggtgttgctattgaaagattatttctcaatttgacactcatgaatgttgatgatagaatatgaaggattcttcaatataaagtataccttgaattggtagggcttatgcatcattttcttgtataaatgattatattgttgattgttgaatcctcggatcggtaggctagtggcacccttccacacgagcttataatgaaccttggaatcggtaggcctatggcacctttccatgaaggttaatgatgagacttgaaccggtaggcccatggcaccctttcaagaggagttaatgagctttcctaaatgaaccttgaaacggtaggcttaaagcaccctttcacgtgttaataaatgtaatttggagttggtaggccaatggcacctctcatatgtgataatgtcaatgtaacgaactattctatgggaatgttggctaagcaccgagtggatttggttagatggaaactcccccaatagttaggcatgagtttcaatgatcgtctaccttatcccataaactatgtgcccgcataggtagctagtggatccattaagctatataccggtcttccttaggcaagtagaccacctctttacggtgtggggacttatgacaccggattccatgacaagctctcatggtctatgtcggttaaacgcttacttcccatcatgcgagatttcattatggtttcttgataggttctacaaagtgtaggtagtagtatgggatgctacctatacattgcacgagtaggcttggagagggtcatagtgagtttctctaaatcctaatgtatgtgatacaattgtggcctaaatgaggttattaaagaatgttggctctcaaatgcttaatatgagatgcatgctatacttgggttatattacgagttattttcccttgtcatgtcttaattaatgatatacctcttatgtatgaatatggtgcaaaggtgaaagaaaggaatgataagttaccttaagtgaccttaatgtggtgccttagtatggatggtggtatgggaagccatccatacattgcacgaggtatagcataagggtttcttgaggtgaatgtccaaggtaaaggttttcatgttgaaattgtttaaaggtaatattatgacttacttgatgtttatgcttgtattgtatgtcttttatgcaactattcatggtacttcaaaaagtggcataatgcatggtttctaaccaaaatgtcccttttaaagcatgttttgcatggtcatcatacttagtacattttgtgtactaacccatattcttcatatttttactatatgtgtaggttccggcaagtgatccctcctagctagtttgaagtgttagattgctttcctccaagacttggtatgtcctcatggattcgaggataagacttttaagttcttttgttcatgtaatagacttaatagacttcttttgattgtaaagggccgtgtccctacttatgttttgtgactgtgtctaagatggccatgtgagacttagactttcgctgtgtgtttttaaagttgttttaatgaagtttaaatgtgtggatgtaaataagtttttttttaatccgcactattttcattattgaatgcaatgaatgactatgtggctcgtataagaccccttcggggtcgaatacgccatgttacgactagggggtactctcgggtcgtgacaataaatGTGTTCTTTTCTTATTGTCGGAATTAACTGTTGGTGTGACAAATGTGTTTTCTTGAATGCTATGATATGGTTACGTTCTCAATAAGTGTTTGTTTGAACTTTGGTATATGTAGCATGCTAgactaaatattcaaaattgtGTGAGTTGTTATTGCTTTAGTTTCGTGAACTTGTTGTTGGAAATAAAATTCATGACTAAGCTCGGTGCAAAGATTAGCTAATATATGATGTGGTTAGTAGAATGAAATTTGGACGTGTCTTGCGATTAACTATAACTCTAAGTGTATAGGCATATTCGAGGGATGTGCGTGTTGGTGGAATTGAATAAATAAGGATAGATTCTGGAATATGTACCTTGGGTTGACCCGGAGTAGATAATAACCATCATAGCTAAGGGAATTATCCTAAAAAGCCTGGTCATAACCTGGGAATCAAGGGAGAACTTTAGAAACGAGAAAAAACCTCAGAAAATTTTAGCCTAGTTATTGTTTCCATTTGTACCGCTGGGCGAAACTATTTCCACCAGAGCAAGCCCGCCAGGGCAGAAATTTTCCTACCAGAGCGGGATAGGGGGAGACAGAATCTCAGCCTTGTCTCCTATGTTTTTCTCAAGTCACCCAAATAGACCCGAATCGTGTATGAGTTAATCCCCACAACCTAAGTTAGTGCTCATCAATCGACTATAGGTTATAAACTTAGCATTTAAATATTGGTTGTAATAGACAGCAAAAACTAGCATCCATGTGCGTACAAAAAGTATAAGGAAAGGcgaaaagataaaataaagtGTTTTTCATTACATGCCAGCAAGGGTGAAAACTAAATCAGGACCCCTGGGACTAGGAGGTGTCATCATCAGAGTGTAGATCCTCCAGGGGTACCATGTCTTTCACGGCCTCATCCATGAAAGTAAAATGCTAGAAATCTCTTCTCTCGACTCAGGGAACCTTCTGTCCGAGGGCAACGCAAGTGAAGATGATCCACACACCCTTTCATATCCTGACCATCCATCGATCTCTCTCCATACCCTTCCTCTTCTCCTAAAGCAGCTCACGGTAGAGCATCTCGACCTCAAGAGCAGTGATGGGTGGAACTAGGTGGTGTTAGCAAAGAAGTGTCCAAACCTCCTCTACTTGTGCACTTGAAAGTGGGGGCTGAGATCGGGTGGGATGAGTGTCATCGTTTGCACCGTCGTCCCCTCCCTCATCGTCCGCCTCTGCAGCCACCTGACTGCTGCTGGCCCTATCTATCTTCCTCCTCTTGTTCCTGGAAGTAGAACCCTGCCTAACTAAAAGAGGGTGAATGGGGGATCCATTAGAAGTACCTTGTCCGTGTCCAAGAGTGGCACCCTCGTCCTCTTGCACAGTGCAATCACCAGCCCTAGCAGGAAGAACGCCTTCTTGTTTCCCCCTAGAACACCTTCCACTCAGAGATGATCTGCGCACCCACGTTCAACACGATCCCCTGTATAACACATGCCACCACTAGTGCCCGTGGAAAGGTCACGTCGGTGCGGTTGCCCGATGGGCGGATCCTCTTGTGACCAATTGCTACCACCTCT
This region includes:
- the LOC125877554 gene encoding F-box/kelch-repeat protein At3g23880-like, with protein sequence MPNDITYNILLKLNVKSLLRFKCVCKSWCSLIEDPQFIKHHYDMSKKDVNRHKFFLIGGEWENKDDYFYSVDTPLQHDSAASLIESLIPGINHLSSVNFVSSSNNGIILMVFPYDLIILWNPAIRELRRIPSSISKMKKSERKRFPAIYGLGYVSSIDEYKIVRVGKKDNSNGHFEIDLFSTRDNSWKLIGKFPPYNFFCEGDIVSIDGIVYMIVMADLSKSMNESTILSFCLEKEQFEEVLFPDRILRFQNPILHVLEENLCLTRMHNLASRDFEVWHMKKDGSMSTTWSKILTIPSMYYGRCLRRVKLMKINEYIIFLRYKGDFEVYNTNGERSKIIEVPEIDSLFYYINWIVPYVESLFSPKQSQIRNFKKIDASIPEKKRNVILKE